AACCGCATCCGCTGGCCATAGCCGCCGCGATCGCCGGATTGAGCCACGATTTTGCTAAACAGTTGCGCGTTCCCTCAGCCAACCCTGAGCAATCAGCCTAGGGAGCACGTTTATATACGGGCCTTACATTATGCTCGATGCAATCATCATCCTTTCATTCATCTTCGCAGGAGCAGGCATAGGCTTCTTTGGCATTGAACTGCTGCCCGTCACGGTCTTGGACCAAGTGTCCAACCTCGAAGGGCTGCGCTCCGTTACGGGCGGCTTTTCGGCCCTCATCGGCGGTGTGATCGGTTTGATGGTGCAGACAGCCTACCGCCGCATCGAAGCCCAGATTCGAAGCCTACCAGTGGACCTGCTGCTGAGCCGCTCTGTGGGCTTGGTGTTGGGCCTGCTGATTGCCAACCTCACCCTCGCGCCGGTCTTTTTGCTGCCGATTCCCTGGGAGTTTGCCTTCATCAAGCCCATGGCGGCGGTGTTGGGCAGTGCGCTGTTTGGCTTTACCGGGGTGACCCTGGCGGATACCCACGGACGGGCCTTGTTGCGGCTGATCAACCCCAACTCCGTCGAGACGATGCTGGTGGCAGAAGGAACGCTGAAGCCTGCGGCCACGAAGATTTTGGATACGAGCTGCATCATTGACGGCCGCATCGAGGAGCTGCTCAATACGGGCTTTTTGGAAGGCCAGATTTTGGTGCCCCAGTTTGTGCTGCAAGAGCTCCAGCAGCTCGCCGACGCCTCCAATGACCAAAAGCGGGTGCGGGGTCGGCGCGGCCTGGACATCTTGAACCAAATCAAAGCCAATCACCCCAACCGGATTGTGATTCATTCGGCGGACTATGACGACGTGGTGACGGTGGACGCCAAGCTGGTGCGCCTGTCCCAGGAGCTGAATGCCACGCTGATCACGAACGACTACAACCTGAATAAGGTTGCCAGCCTCCAGCGCATTGTGGTGCTGAACGTCAATGATTTGGCCCAGGCCATCCGACCGGCCTACATTCCCGGCGACAATCTGGCGATTCGGATCCTCAAGGAAGGCAAAGAGCCAGATCAGGGCGTGGGCTACCTCGATGACGGCACCATGGTGGTGGTCGAGGATGGCGGCGAATATATCGGCGCTGGAGAGCTGCGAGTGGTGGTGACCGGATCGCTGCAAACCTCGGCGGGCCGGATGATTTTCGCCCGTCCCCAGACGTCGATCGTGGCCTGATGGGAATGGTGCGCGTCCGAACGAAGGCGTGCGATTGCTGTCAGGAGGCGTCACTGGTGCTGTACCGCGTGCAGTATGACGCCTCGGGGCTGTGGCGCTTTGTGTGCGATCGCTGCTATCGGAGCGTCAGCCACCAGAACCCCCACTACGTCTACGGCGGCACCTGGAAGGCCCGAAAACGCTAGGCCCTAGGGCTGCAAAATTGTTTTGGAAACGATGCGAGTTTTCTTGCGATCGGCCTCAGAGAGGTCTTCGCCAGACTGGAGGCGGGTCGCGTTGACTTGCAGGACCGTCGCGCCGGTGCGATCGCCCATTTGCAGGGCGGTCTGAGCCGCGCTCTGGAGCATCGTCGCAGCGCCGGTGCGATCGCCCTGGCGAAGGCGGTCTTCGGCGATCTGGGTTTGGCGATACTTGGCCAGAGCCAAAATATGGGGCTGCACCGCCGGATCGATGCTGGGCTGGTAGTCAGTAACCACCGTGGCTTCGACGTTCAAGAGCTCGGAGAGCACCTGATTTTGGCCCGTGGCGGGGTCGTCGTAGCGCACCCGCACCTGGGCGATCGGCTGGCGGCCCAGGGGCAGCTGATGAATGTACAAGTTCGCCAGCACGACTCGAGGCACTGAAACCATCAGATCGCCCAGGCGAACGGCGATCGCCTCTGGCCCAGACTGGGGAGTGAGCTCGATGGTGTCTGGGGCGACCTGGGCAATGGGCTTGAGCTCGGCGAGGCGCACGCCCTCGGCCAGCGTCAGCAGCAGATGGGCATTGGTGAGGCCCACGGTCTGAATGCGGTTGAAGAGATTGGCAAAAGCTGGCAGAACCGCGTCGAGGCGCTCAATGTAGGCCAGCGCTCCGCCCCCTGCGTCTGCGATGCGCTCTAGGACATCCTGATTCCAGTGATGGCCGAAGCCCAGGGTGTTGAGGGTGAGGTTGTAGCTGGTGGCTAGCTGGGCGAGCTTGAGACAGCGATCGTTGTCGCCGTGCTCGTTTTCGCCGTCCGTGAGCAAAAAGGCCTGGGAAACGCAGTCTCCGCGGCTCTTGGCCAGCTCTTCGATACCCAGCCGCAGGCCTTCATCAATGGCGGTACCGCCGTCGGCATAGAGGCCGTCGATCTGTTCGCGCAGGCTGGTCAGGTCGCCCACGGGCTGATTGGGGACGAGGACTTTGGCCTTGTGGTCAAAGGCGATGACGGACAGGCGATCGCGCGGGGAAAGGCGCTCGATGATCTGAAGCGCAGCCTGTTTGACGAAGTCGAGGGGCTGACCCTGCATGGAGCCGCTGTGATCGAGGATCAGGCAAAGATTGAGAGGAAGCGCAGCGGCGGCGGGGGTGGCGATCGCGGAGATCGACAGGGAGAGCTGACGTTGGCTGACAGCCTGCCCAGCATCTAGCTGAGCATCACTGAGAGCGGCTTGGAGACCAACTTTCATGGATTTTGGGAGGGGTAGGTCGTGATGGGAGACCAGAGCCGAGGTCAAAGAAGCGACCTGATACTTCCTATAGTTTGCTTCTTCTTGGAGAGGGGTGCCAATTTCGGAAAAAGCCAATTTTCGGAAATAATAGGTTTTGGCCCTAGTGAAGCTGCGGCTGCTAGGGCAAGGACTGACAGATCCTGATCTTGCAAGATTTTGTCGGATGCGGGCGATCGCGCTCCTTGCGGGCGCAACGGGCGAACCTGATTGAGAATTAATGGTGTAACTGGGCTTCTATGCAGATTCGAATTGGGAACGGCTACGATATCCATCGCTTGGTGCGCGATCGCCCGCTGGTTTTGGGAGGGGTGACGATTCCCCACGAGCTGGGTTTGCTGGGCCACAGTGATGCTGATGCCCTGACCCACGCCATCATGGATGCCATGCTGGGCGCTTTGAGCTTAGGCGATATTGGCCACTATTTCCCGCCGTCCGACCCAAAGTGGGCGGGAGCTGACAGCCTAGAGCTGCTGCGCCAAGTGAACGGCCTGATTCGCGATCGCGGCTGGCAGGTGAGCAATATCGATTCGGTGATCGTGGCGGAACGGCCCAAAATCAAGCCCCACATCGACGCAATGCGCGATCGCCTGGCGGCAGTGCTAGAAGTCGAGCCGGATCAGGTCGGTATCAAAGCCACCACCAACGAGAAGCTTGGCCCCGAGGGGCGAGAAGAGGGAATTGCGGCCCATGCAGTGGCCCTGCTGGTGCGGGGATAATTGCTGTTTGCTGAAGGCGAAGCGTGGGGGATTGGCTGCAAGCTGCGATCGCCACTGGCCCATGCCTGAGGGTCTGGGCGCGCCTTGTTTTGGAACTGTTTAGATTGGGATTGGAATGTCTTCTGACGCCCGCCAACTTGCCTTTCAAGCCCTTCGTGCCGTTCAGCGGGGCGGGTACGCCGATGTGGTGCTCGATCGTCTGCTGCGCCAAGCCGACTTGCAACCCGCCGATCGCCGCCTCGCGACAGAGCTGGTCTACGGCAGCGTGCGCCAGCAGCGCACCCTCGATGCGCTGGTCGATCAGCTGGGCACCAAACGCCTTGACCAGCAGCCCCCCGACCTCCGGTTTTTGATGCACCTCGGCCTGTATCAGCTGCGCTATTTGAGCCAGGTTCCGGCAGCGGCAGCCGTCAACACCACTGTCGAGATTGCCAAGCACAAT
This genomic stretch from Geitlerinema sp. PCC 7407 harbors:
- a CDS encoding PIN/TRAM domain-containing protein, yielding MLDAIIILSFIFAGAGIGFFGIELLPVTVLDQVSNLEGLRSVTGGFSALIGGVIGLMVQTAYRRIEAQIRSLPVDLLLSRSVGLVLGLLIANLTLAPVFLLPIPWEFAFIKPMAAVLGSALFGFTGVTLADTHGRALLRLINPNSVETMLVAEGTLKPAATKILDTSCIIDGRIEELLNTGFLEGQILVPQFVLQELQQLADASNDQKRVRGRRGLDILNQIKANHPNRIVIHSADYDDVVTVDAKLVRLSQELNATLITNDYNLNKVASLQRIVVLNVNDLAQAIRPAYIPGDNLAIRILKEGKEPDQGVGYLDDGTMVVVEDGGEYIGAGELRVVVTGSLQTSAGRMIFARPQTSIVA
- a CDS encoding VWA domain-containing protein, producing the protein MKVGLQAALSDAQLDAGQAVSQRQLSLSISAIATPAAAALPLNLCLILDHSGSMQGQPLDFVKQAALQIIERLSPRDRLSVIAFDHKAKVLVPNQPVGDLTSLREQIDGLYADGGTAIDEGLRLGIEELAKSRGDCVSQAFLLTDGENEHGDNDRCLKLAQLATSYNLTLNTLGFGHHWNQDVLERIADAGGGALAYIERLDAVLPAFANLFNRIQTVGLTNAHLLLTLAEGVRLAELKPIAQVAPDTIELTPQSGPEAIAVRLGDLMVSVPRVVLANLYIHQLPLGRQPIAQVRVRYDDPATGQNQVLSELLNVEATVVTDYQPSIDPAVQPHILALAKYRQTQIAEDRLRQGDRTGAATMLQSAAQTALQMGDRTGATVLQVNATRLQSGEDLSEADRKKTRIVSKTILQP
- the ispF gene encoding 2-C-methyl-D-erythritol 2,4-cyclodiphosphate synthase, whose product is MQIRIGNGYDIHRLVRDRPLVLGGVTIPHELGLLGHSDADALTHAIMDAMLGALSLGDIGHYFPPSDPKWAGADSLELLRQVNGLIRDRGWQVSNIDSVIVAERPKIKPHIDAMRDRLAAVLEVEPDQVGIKATTNEKLGPEGREEGIAAHAVALLVRG